gtagcacgggcagccgcgctactaatacggcgctacagctaatgcttagcaatagcgcggatggacccgcgctactgctatataagGTTAGCAGTAGCGGTCGACCCCAAAACGCGCGGCTGCTAATAGTTGTAGCGCCCTAGCATAAAATGCGTCACTGCTGCTAAATCCATACCCCGCGCTACTGTTAAGGGTTTCTGAATATATTTTTCTGCTCCATATTTTGTGCTACTGAATTTTGTTTAGGGTTTTATGCAATAGtctctagcatatcatacacatacaaatttgATCATATAATACACAAAGAAAGAGTCTCACCAAATtgatcatgtcatcatcataatcatcatccaacacaaaatgatgtctcttgtcatcatctcgaaatagcgatacaagttatgaCATGTCTCGAATACTTGCGTctgcatcgtcatccatctaaacaatgatatagacaagaagagctatcactatgagtgagagcggaactatgcagtacatgaggcgacggttatgagtcctctctcgcgctagcatgaacctcaagtaactagcttctgcttcttATCTGCTTTTGAatcctttatggctggcgcccgagaaccgCTTCACTTGCGTCTGACACTCGGGCCACTCGTCgtacactcccggaaccttccctatgtacacgacatagcactgcttcttcgccatcaaggatctaggtacctgttagagatgcatcttcaacaagagaatgtacaatcatatatatgcaacaaaatatacttgaGCAACAGTAAAAGAAAGGGTATGCAAATAGATGCAACATATACTAAACATAAATAATGAACGCAGTTTcatagtacgcaaactaattaactagaggtacgcaggtcatcgtaaccaaactaacaaagtagcgttatgcaagtttggcagggaccgtggacatcacaaagtttcatcgcgctacagaaagtatacaagttcaaccgacacatatcatcatcatcggcatcgtaaatcactagaagttctatCCATCCTTATCGGGGAGGATGCACCCTAGCTTTGTGAACGACGTGAGGTCCTgacattgcatgcctatgcgagttcggacgtcagctcatgatacagggccgtggtggaacatccccttctattcgacgacttctttcatgattaTCGTCGCAATGCCctctggatgcgaaagaagtcatctctaagtttataatccgcttctccttGGGATTCTACCCACTTGCGTATATGATCAGCGCTTCTGGTTGTCATGCGAAGCTGTTGATGATCCCTTTTGAACTCCATCATGAGATGGACGAGGTAGAATCCATCGTTCGTGCTTGGTTtcgggacatggatgcagcagaagttagttttatgcgagaaaGCCAGCTGtggttcctttgtttcctgatctgcaggtgGCCACCCCTCAAGCTGAAGCCGTGGAGAGACTCATCTAGAATATTTATtacgtgggtgtagtccttctcgtagtttctggtagggtcgaaatacacggcgtgggagactcgcgggtaaagaacgataaggatggcGCGCTCGTTGCTGCGGGagaaagacacctcaaattattatCCATATGAGCGAGGTGGAATGATTTAAATGTACGAAACATTTGTCCGACAATGACTTacattggatgataaggcaggaggataATTTTGTTGTCCTTATTCTTTAGCATGAAGTTTTTGAGGTACTCCCTAGCAGCTTTACGCTCAAAGTCGCCAAGACTCAAGgaggactcgtgcatgtagtatggatccgccacacagagTTGCGAGACtacttctctcttcatgacggagctcatatgtagcgcaaaaaggcggacggttgtaaaatcgagccgcctcgTCAGAAACATCTGGAAGATATGGTCAAACTGCGGGAAGAACACCTTCGAGggtcgtgtgtcgacgtagcacttcccctcaggcacgcGAACCGCGTATagcggatatcctggatccttcgaggctagtacgCTTTGCTCattcgacagcacatggtcgtgcagtctcctgagatcccctgatatgcCCGCTAGTGGTTTCAGCGGTATGATCGGCTGGCCCGCAACATGGAACATGGCCACACCTACGACTGGTACACGCTCTTCAAAAGCCTCCTTCTGACTGGTCAGCTCGTGATATAGGCCCGTGGTGGAACATTCCCTTCTTTTCGATGACTTCTTTAATGATGACCGTTGCAATATCCCTTTGGATGCAATAGAAGTCATCTCTGAATTTATAATCCAATTCTTCTCTAGGGATTGTACCCATTTGCGCATATGATCATCGTTGCtggttgtcatgcgaagcttttgctgataccttctgtactccatcattagatggaggaggtagaatccacCGTTCTTGCTACCTTTCGGTTGATGGATGCTGCAGAAATTGGTTTTATATCCGAAACCCGACCTCttcttcctttgtttcctgatcagGAGGTGGCCACCCTTCATGTTGAAGCCGTGGAGAGCCTCATCCAGAATATCAATTATGTGGTTGTAGTTCTTCTTCTCGAAGTTTCTGGACGAGTCGAAATACACCGTGTGGGAGACTcgtgggtaaagaacgataaggtcGGCGCGGTCGTTGTTGCGGGAAAAACACCTCAAATTATGTCATCTCACGACAACAAATgtcacacacacaatttccatcatatcaccCAATTATGTCATCTCGCACACAtgcacatatttccattcttgccaAAGCACaaatttttaatcacctatctcgaAATCaagcacggtgatgatgatgtcgatcggTGTCGCCACACACGTTAGCTAGGGaatgatcaaaagtggacaaagcttACTTCTTGACATGGCTAGATCTAGTTAGGAGGTACATAGGTCACTTCATTAAATGGGTAGATCTACCAAGCTAGTTGAGGAAGGAGATGACTCTAACTAGTGGAGGGGGAGGAAAACAGAAATGAGTTGCATTaaggaggtggtgtagttagctaggagcaTTAAAGAGATAGAAAGAGAGGTAGAAGAAAGAGAGTAATGAGGGGaagaagtagtgaggaagaagcaaagtgaggaAGAGAGGGGGTGGGAGCTAGGGGAAAATCAAAGGAAGAGAggatgggggaggggaggggggtagGGAAAGGTGGCTGCTGCGCCTTAACAACAACGAGGGTTgggaaaacgcgctgctgctaaaaccgtagcagtagcgcgctcctacaacacgcgctactgctatgtgggGCCCGCCATGTGGCCCGGTTCAATCTTAGCAGTCGCGCCCTCCGCCTCATTTTAACCAGCGCTACTGATAatcctctgtgtataaggtttttcctagtagtggaagtcTTCATGCGCGTGCCCGTAAGAACCAGCGCCCTAGAGTTGTAGTCGTCTTTAAACCCTTGCATAGATCTGAAGCACCTAACAACAAATCTCGCCACATGACGTAAAACCCTAACATCACAACCCTCTGATAAGTGTATCGGTCGATTAATTTGGCATGACACACATCCGTCCAGTGAAAGTTGTCTCAAATTTTGTGGCGAGGTTTGTGAAAGCATCGCCATGCGTAAAATGAACATGGCCTTGCGCGATCAACATGGAATCCGCGCAAGACTGGGACTGGTACTAGTATAACTTTGGTTTTATAAACATTTTTTACTTGCTTTTGACCTTCACTTTTACCATACTGTTTTATGTCATTGTTGGAGGCAACTTGTGTGATGACCAAAGGCTCATTCTGCTTGGAGGAAACCAAAATGTGGGAATTAGAAGTAGTATATGATTTTGATAGGATGATACTTGCCATCGTGAAAAATTGACTTGTCTCGCTCCTATTTGAGTGGATATACAGTTTCCTCCAAAAGTGTGGGAAATGAATAATATTCCTACAAATGTCTATATGCATTTCCTACATACCGAATGCGTGTATAGTATTTTTTTTTCCTTTAGAATCCATGTTCCTATAGTTTCCCTATGAAAATCCTTCAAACCTAATGAGGCCCAATTGGTTCTCGGCCGCTTCAAGCGGGAAGGGTGGACAGCAACAGATTATATACTAATCATTTGAAGAAGAATCATGCACAAACCAAATTCTCCACTTCCTTGTTTGTCTTATTAGTTTACGCAAGTGACGGATGCACCTAATTGACACTGATGTGCAAGTATAATAGGTTGCACACAAATAAAGGTTGTGCTTATTCTAATCCTTAGATACTCTGGAAATTGAAAGTCAGACCATACAAAAGCTATGTTTGTCGGTCAAGCTTACAAAGGCATACATGGATGTGTTGTGCTCCATCGGTTCTaaatataagcattttcttttagagatttcaatatttATTACacatggatgtatatagacatattttaaagcgtaattttgcttcgtatatagttcatattaaaatctctagAAGGGATtatagtatttaggaacggagtgagTAGATGACAATGCCTTGAACTAAGTTTTCTGTGTCACTCAAGCGTTCTAAAAACACGTGTTTATAGATCACAACACTCGCGCAATACTGAAAACTAAAAGTCGAGTTTATTCATCGGTCTAGCGTTTGAGCCAGAGATCACACAACACCTACTGAAATAGTACTCCCTTctttcggaaatacttgtcataaaaatggataataaaaaaatgtatctagacgtaatattttcggacggagggagtacttggctaCTTGTCGGGCATCCCGTAAACGTCGAGTATATGTAGTACATGACACATAATCGAAGAAGGGTGAAGCAGAGTAGTATCACACGAGTCAGGTCactcacaccaaggaacaacaaatATGGATGCACATGCCAACAATTATTATTGGTACCTTGATAAGTGTTCCTATATATCGATCTGGCACGGCACGCATCTTTCAGCAATGAGATAAGCGCAGAAACAACATGACACAAGACCCAATCTGAAACCTCGAGCGTACGGTCGTCGTCGCAATCTCGCGCTAGGAGTGGGAGGATACGAAGACGCGGATCTGGTCGAGGAAGGTGAGGTGCTGGGGCCGGTCCACGCGGCGGACGTACCCGGCGGCGACCGCCGGCGAGTACTCGGCGTGGCCCCTCCGCCCGCTCCGCGCCCACATCTCCGCCGCGTACCCGCGGTGCGCGTAGTACGCCACCGCGCCCTCCACGGCCCTTCCCTCCTCCCCCTCCCGCTCCTCCACAACGATGGAGATGGGGAGGCGCTCGTAGTGCCCCCGTGAGACGCCCTCGAGCTCGTCGAGCCGGGCGAGGCCCCTGGCGGTCACCGAGTAGAGCTCGCCCCTGACGCGCTGGCCATCACCGGGGAGGTTGAGGAGGAAGGGGACGCGGTAGGGCCCGCAGACGAGCGGCAGCGGGGCGGCCGTGGAGGCGGCGGCAACGAAGGCCGCGTCCCCCGCGCGCGCAAGGTCCTGCAGCAGCCCGTGGTTGGAGAAGCCCCGCTTCAGCGTGCCGTACGTGAACACCAAAGTCTTCTTCTCCCCCTCCGGCGCCGGCGGGTGCTGATGCTGCTCGGCCGCGCCCATAGGAAGGGGAATAGGATGGCTGGAGCTGATTGGCAGGGGACGATAAAGATTTGGTTGGCTTGGCTGGCCGTCTGGTCTCGTCTGGTAGGTTGGTGCGATGGGCGCTGCATTTATTGGGGACGCGAGGTGGGCTGGTGGCGCGGGCCCCACCTCGCCGGCCATCGGCGACGCGACCGTAGCTTTCGTCTCGGTCACGGTCACCTCACCTCGTGACATCCACCCACGCTCCGTCTGTCTCATTCAAACTTTTTTGATTGAAATTCTGGTTCAGCTTTTTCAAATTGGTATTTGAAATTCAGCTGTCTCATTCGTCGTGGTTAGCTTTTTTTTTTAGAATTTCGTCGTGGTTAGCTTAGCTGGAGCTGGCCCGACGAACAACATATGCATGTTCGATCGATGGAGATATGCATGTTGGATAATGGATAGATCGGTTCAATCTTCAAAGTTTGAGTCCGACCGATGCGGATCGAGGCTTGTGTCACGTGGTGGCCGGCCAGATGAGAACAAGAAAACGTGGAGACATCCAGCACGTGACGGAGATTTTCTCATCGGCCCATAAAGATTCTCCCTCTCGAGCACGGCGTGTACGGCCCGCTAGCTTGCACCAACCTCCCTCTCGACCGAATCGATCAAACCAAGCAAAGATATGCGCGCCAAGCTCAAAGAGAAAATGCAAATgtaaaacgcttttatattatgaaacgaagggagtagatgggaactccttgcattccaaggccttGGATGGCGATGCCGGCTtctctctcctccctctcgccGGTGTtaccctactgtcggtgtcaaaactggcggatctcgggtagggggtcccgaactgtgcgtctaaggctaatggtaacatgaggcgggggatacaatgtttacccaggttcgggccctctcgatggaggtaataccctacttcctgcttgattgatcttgatgatatgagtattacaagagttgatctaccacgagatcgtagaggctaaaccctaggagcttgcctatgattatgattgttgttctacggactaaaccctccggtttatatagacaccggagggggctagggttacacagagtcggttacaagggaggagatctacatatccgaattgccaagcttgccttccacgcaaaggagagtcccacccgaacacgggatgaagtcttccatcttgtatcttcatagtccaatagtccggccaaagtatatagtccggctgtccgagtaccccctaatccaggactccctcagtagcccctgaaccaggcttcaatgacgatgagtccggcgcgcagattgtcttcggcattgcaaggcgggttcctcctccgaatactccatagaagattatgaacccaaggatcgtgtccggctctgcaaaacaaattccacataccagcatagagagtacaatatcccacaaatctaatttgctgataaatttcatagcgtgacatcacgccatggcccggtcattattcgaaccgtttttcacaaccagctacagcacgtattgcgaggcggttttcttggcacgtcttgtcgaagcagagatcgtgtccccttatcacgggattctcatcaatacgggtgtgggtaacccaaccatgccatcaatcgcggcgctttgggaataagcgattttacagggcaagtggggaggcacacagtttctaccgcctttataaagggacaaggattcctctttttcacccacgccttcttcttcccctgcccatccattcacgcgcactcgagctccagcgcccaagttctcatcttctccgcAAAGCCGtcccaaacatgtccggagcgggaggcaagtggatggtctcctccgttacggaggaggacattacgaagctccgggaagccggatacctggccgcagacatcgcgcaccggctcccagacccggggcagatcgtccctactccagaaccccatgagagggttgtattcctcacccacttcgtccgcggactgggatttcctcttcacccatttgtccgcgggctcatgttctactacgggctggacttccatgatctggcccccaatttcatcctcaacatctcggcgtttatcgtcgtgtgcgaggccttcctccgcatcaagccccacttcggcctatggctgaagaccttcaacgtgaaaccaaaggtggtggtcggccagcaagcggagtgcggaggcgccatggtgggcagaatgcccaacgtcacctggctcgaaggctcctatgtggagaccgtgaaggggtggcaatcggggtggttcttgctacctcttgagcactgcgttggttctcccttgaagaggaaagggtgatgcagcaaagtagcgtaagtatttcctcagtttttgagaaccaaggtatcaatccagtaggaggctacgcgcgagtccctcgcacctacacaaaataaataaatcctcgcaaccaacgcgataaggggttgtcaatcccttcacggtcacttacgagagtgagatctgatacatacgataggataatatttttggtatttttatgataaagatgcaaagtaaaataaaagcaaagtaaatagtaaaggaaataactaagtgttggaaaattaatatgatgaagatagacccgggggccataggtttcactagtggcttctctcgagagcataagtattttacggtgggtgaacgaattactgttgagcaattgacagaattgagcatagttatgagaatatctaggtatgatcatgtatatagacatcacgtccgagacaagtagaccgactcctgcctgcatctactactattactccactcatcgaccgctatccagcatgcatctagagtattaagttcataaaaatagagtaacgccttaagcaagatgacatgatgtagagggataaattca
This window of the Triticum aestivum cultivar Chinese Spring chromosome 5D, IWGSC CS RefSeq v2.1, whole genome shotgun sequence genome carries:
- the LOC123126276 gene encoding putative gamma-glutamylcyclotransferase At3g02910 translates to MGAAEQHQHPPAPEGEKKTLVFTYGTLKRGFSNHGLLQDLARAGDAAFVAAASTAAPLPLVCGPYRVPFLLNLPGDGQRVRGELYSVTARGLARLDELEGVSRGHYERLPISIVVEEREGEEGRAVEGAVAYYAHRGYAAEMWARSGRRGHAEYSPAVAAGYVRRVDRPQHLTFLDQIRVFVSSHS